TTAATGATATACATATAATAGATAACCTTCGTTGTCATAaaagtctttaataaaaattataaatgtgtatgGCTAGGTGTAAGAAAAAGCTCTGGAATTTTATGTTAAAAGGTCAAATAtaactggggtgtctgggtgtctcagccagttaggcatccaactcttgatttcagcttaggttgatcttagggtcgtgaggtCCATGTGTGGAGCTCTGTGCTGAGGGTGTAGCCAGCTAAGATACTCtctccctggggatccctgggtggctcagcggtttggcacctgccttcagcccagggcatcattctggagtcccgggatccagtcccatatcagggtccctgcatggagcctgattctccctttgcctgtgtctctgcctctctctctctctctccctctccctctccctctctctctgtctctcatgaataaataaataaaatcttaaaaaaaaaaaaaaaaaggatattctctccctctccatgtgcTTGggcactctcattctctctctcaaaaaacaaagtcaagtataattttttatgccttttttggCAGGTTATGCCCTATGTGTTCTCCTTCAAAATGCCTCAAGAACAAGCACAGGTAAATGAATAGAATACTATCACTCCTACAGAAAAGATGGCTATATATACTATCTaatgctttcttttatatttgagaaTATGTATACTATCCaatgctttcttttatattttatctctgaCTCCTATAGCACAGCTATGAAAACTATTATCATAATTATATCATAATCATAATTATCACTGTCTAAAACTGCTATTGCGAGGCTGGCATCACTTTGTTAATGTTAGGCTCACTTAATAACTCCTGAAGAAAGGACAGCTAAGGAGAGTCCCCAGAACCCCTGAGTTTCTGAAGCATGACTGCATTGGGAATTAAGAGCTCACTAAGCTGTAAGTCATGGTCCCTTTGCATGACATTTGTACTGGCATTTGGAAACTCAAGAGAAATACCATGAGCTGACTTTGCCCCACCCTACATTTCTTTCAAAGGGAGATGCATTAAACTGATAAAATATGATGGAGGTATGAAACACTTGCCACATTATTTGGTAGTTAGAGCATTCTGCTCAAAACATTTCCAGGTTCTTTtacattttcaatttaatttcatattacAATCAAATGGTGGTGATTTCCATTAAATAAGAGACCTGAAAAAATGAATTCCAACTAGTGTGATCATGAGAGTAAAATGGAAAACCCTCTCAAGATTAGTTTCACTTAATTGACTTTATAATAGACTAGGTTCAAAGAAATAGGGACATGGATAAATTATTCACCAGCAGAGTACTGATCATTTCATAAAAGATTACACCACTTGGTTCTCATGTAatcataattatgtatttttgttccatgctcattataaaataaaagttactcCTAGACATTACGTCATTCTATGCCAGAGCATTTAGAGAGGTAGGTATATGGTAAGTGGGATTACTTCATTTTAAGGATCAAGGAATTAAATCTAAATGAGATTAAATTCCCAATCCTGATGCAAGTAAATAGCTGAGTTGGAATATAATTCTTCATCCTTCCTTTAACCACTAAACCAATGGCTCTCCACCCTGGCTTTGCATTAGAATCTCTGGtgtaattttgaaaattacaaaTGCCTAGACCCTACCCACACCTAATGAATCAGACCTGATGAGTAGGTCACAAATATGATTATCTACTAAAATGCTGAAAAGGCGATTTTAGTTCTTAGCCAGAAGTAAAAACCACTGCATAAAATGTACTTCTCAAACCATAGTTGTTTTTTTAACTCTTATGTTTAATATAGTCTCTTAATTATGCAAGGAAACAAAACGTACTAAACTCTATGTATGTACTAAGATCCTCATTTTCTATAAACACATATGTATGTTTAGACACACAGGCATAAATGGAAGCCAATGATAATATGGGTGGTAAAGTTGCAGGTGATTTCTTTTGTTCCttgtccatttctggattttccaaATACTCTAAAAATGCTATGGATTATCttaataaaatggagattattaaaatcaacaaattatTGAGGATTCACTCATTatcaaagaacttttttttaaagattttatttatttattcatgaaagacacagagagagagagggagagacacaggcagagggagaagcaggctccaagcagggagcctgatgtgggacttgatcccgggactccaggatcacaccctggctcaaaggcaggtgctaaactgctgagccacccagggatcccctcatagaACTTTTAATACCATTCCTATAGAATACTGATTCTCAAAAAATATAGGGAAAATGTCCAGTAAGTCAGACATGATTTCTTAGGTATTCACAAAGTAAACTATACGTAAAGTTTGTATATAAAGTACACAATTTGTGTACAAAGTCCAAGGTGCCCTTTcttaaaagcatattattttaCTACTTCTTTAATGTGTTTGACCAAGCAACCTTGAAACAAAGTCCAGTGTCATGTGCAATATGAGTTATTTCTTAAGTTTGACAAGGACAGCTTcatgaattattttgttttagatacAAATCTTTGTTACTAGatataaagcaattttaaaataatactgacatgagaagatattttttaaaggtctatGCTGATCTAAAGGAAGCTCTCATCTACTTTTCTGTTTACAAATAGATGCTTCAGTACTATCCAGTCTACATGCTCCTACCCTGGGAGCAATCTCAACAAACAGCCCCACAGTCACCTCCACAAACAGGACAGCAGCAATTTGAGGAGCAGGTACTACTGTTTGATTTTAGTCTGAGAATAGAGGAGATATGGTAAATGTTCAAAGAGACTATATGAGTATATTTACAGCAAAAGCTCATCAGCCTGAACTGATGGTCACAAAAAGATATAGTGTGTTCTGCTCACATATCACTAATTTGGAAAGACTTGAAGGctggattttaaaagaatgaagtcagTGAGTGGACTTCAGCAAAATCAGAGACCAAAAGATGAATCATCTTGGAAaaattctaacttttaaaaagctatcagCATCCTTCTTGTTCTATTTACATATGGTTATCATTAAGAAAAAATTGTTCCCATGGTGGAAGGCACCCATGATCACTAGATACAATTAGATAACCTTAATACTGAATTTTGTGGAATTCTAGAATTCTAATATAATTTCCGGTGTGGCCCATACATAACTAGATTTCATTTAgttagaatggaaaaaaattgaatagtttATCACCACTCTAAAACCAAATTAGAGAAAACTGACAATTATGCTTCAAGTGACTGGTAGTAGTAATTCTAAttaatttgtattaatttaaagacaaaaggagaattttatttattttttattttttattttatttatttattcatgagagacacagggagagagagagagagaggcagagacagaagcagagggagaagcaggctccatgcagggagcccagcgtgagactcgatcccgtgtctccaggatcatgccctgggctgcaggcagcactaaactgctgaaccacctgggctgcccgaaaaggaaaattttaacctagaaatcatatggtattaaaAGGATGCTTGGTAATTTAACAATAACCTTTACCACCTAGAAcatatgaactttaaaaaaggatttaatataatataaaaatatatataattttaagtaataattTATTATAGACTTATGACAAAAATCATCACAGCAAATCTAACATATTTTCCAAAAACCTGACAGATGCCATTCTATACTCAGTTTGGATATGTTCCAGTACAAGTAGAACCTGTAAGTAATGcacacttttcatttaaaaaacaactaaCTTTTGAAACAACTTGCTGTATAACGTGTTAAATCTATCAGTGCCCTTCAGACAAAAACCATCAGGAACACACCTATAGTTGAACAAAATTGGATTTATCTACTCATTGCAATGAGGGAGGACCCACGTGGGGAGCTGTGGGGTGTCTCAGTAGGATGGTGACTGGCTGTTCAAAGGGCCTGGGCTTCTGTCAGGGATTTTGGGGAGAGTTCAAGGAGTAATGGTTCACTCCAAATCGAGTATTCTCAAGAAGTGATGGACAATTGTATGGTTGGTAATTAAACAATTCTTACCTAGAACATAAgaacagagggaggcaaagactCCCTGATTGGTGACGAAAGGAGGGTTACTCAGATTATCCAGGATATGAGGATGGCTGCTATTTTTTTGGCTTGCATAGTGACCTTGCTTTAGACAAGATCACAAAGTGGGTTTTTTTGTCGCACTTCATCACGTGCAGACATGACTCTGTCTGATGTTGATATTCTGTAGGATTGTTAATGTTTGACAGAACTCCAGGGCCTAGCAGAGAATGTCCAGTAAACTCCCAACAGCACAAGCAGAGTTGTGTGTCTTATGTCAGGAGCTCCTTTTTCTCAAAtctaaatgattatttttgtttttaagaaactaaaattgAAGAAGTTGGGAATAGTGTGACTGCCTTGGATGCAAAACCCAcagattttatagatgaaaaacttAGACTTTTTTCAACTTTCCAATGTTACAGGTTATGCCAGGAGGACAGCAGCAATTAGCCCTAGATCCCGTCCTAGGCACAGCTCCTGAAACTGTTGTAATGGTAAGATCCCGTACCTCACTGTGCTGGCTATCAGAGATCAGCAACTGGCAGCCTACAGGTTCCTGCACTATTGTTCATCTTAACAgactttattattgtttttccatCAACAATTATTACTCCTTCCACCTATAATCTCTTATCGGTCAAGATTCAATTTACTCAGTTCATCAATTATTCACTACTTTATATCAGATACATTCCCAGGAATTAAGAGACATCCACATttgatgatatatatttatagtcaTTCTATGACAGATTATAATCTAAAAGATTAATAAATCATTTACTTCCTAAATCAATGTTTTGCCTTGCATCTCAATCCTGTTGCTTTATAGTCTTCCTAATTTTGATCTTGTATTTGAACCTGTAACCACTTTGTGTTCTTTCTGACTCTCCATAGCCAGCAGGAGTGATACCATACTTACGAAAAGAAGTGATAAACTTTAAGCATGCCAATGGAGGAATTTTTGTTCCTTCAACCTCACAAACACCCAGCACTACAAATTATTTTGCTCCTGCTATTGACCCAACTATTACCCCAGAGTTGATGGAAAAGAAGGTAATCAAAGATTTGTTTTATGTAAGAAATTGTTatctaataaaaaaagaacttgttatctaatagaaaatataaagttacTGCTTAATTTATAAGATTCAGTCATAGAAATAGTGAGAGTTAATGATATAGTAAAATAAATGGTCTTTACCTTGAATAGGGAGGTCAATAATTGATTATTAAGAATCAATTAATTAGAATGTAATTTAACTTTGATTTAATAAGAGCTTCTTATGAATGTCCTTTTCTCACTAGGCCAAGACTGATTACTTAAAGGAACCGTAAGACACTGTCTTAATCATTCAGAGTTTTTGGTAAGTATCTGCCAAAAGGCATGCACTATGTTACAGGACACATcctaaattaaaagagaaaaaaaaacaactgtcagGGGAACTATTGAAGAGGTCTTACCAAAatgaaacaacaataacaaaaattagtGATTATATAGTTCTACAAAGCTAATAAGAATTGTGGGACtttagtaattctttttaaagattggttgattgattgattgattgattgatttgagggGGAAAGGGGGCAtaggaagagaatctcaggcagactccacactgagcccagatccctatgcagggctcattgcctgagacaaaatcagaagtctaacagactgagccacccaggcaccccaggactttattttttttttttttaaagattttatttatttattcatgatagacacagagagagagaggcagagacacaggcagagagagaagcaggctccatgcaccgggagcccgacgtgggattcgatcccgggtctccaggatcgcgccctgggtcaaaggcaggcgctaaaccgctgcaccacccagggatccctagcaattttttaaaaaataaaaataaatttcttagaaTCACGTGTGCCTATGCAATAAATTTGGTATAAATTCTGAAAACACAAATAGTAAATATACTAGGTCCATGTAAAACACATTCTACAAACACAATGTAGAGCCAATTCTCCTAAATCATCACTTTACCTTGCAAACTAGAAGTTGTCACAATGCCAGTATATCTGTATTAGACTGGAATGAAATAAAGTCTCAAAGTGATAAGAAAAATTGCACAATCACATGGCAATTGAAAATTCCATGACTCTCATATCAAACACAACGTTAATTAACTACCTGTCTTAATGGGCTGGTTGGCTGTGAGGCGCATGGGTATTTGATAGAAGGGGAGGCTAGGGTAGCACCAAGAAGTAGAAAATATGCACTAAGAAGCAAATAATTTGGCCTGAAGGGAAAAGTAAAAGGTAAGAGTGTTTTGAAATATCCTTGTTGCTGCCTATGAGTCTTTGTTGATTCCTTCTTTTATGAAAAATGAACCTCAGCattcttcagttaaaaaaaaaaaagtctataaaagTACAGAGTGAATAGATTATCACCTCTTTGGAAAAGTCTCTCTTCTGTGACATTTTGTACAATGCAAGTCAATTCAAGTTATTTAATCAGAAATACTAGGATTTATGTATAGTGTGACCTTCATTCTATGTGACAACAGTGCCAGAAGTaaagttttctagtttttattaagcattttggaaaatatctaGGAAGTGTTCCAGAAAACAGTCTAATGGCATTAAAATGCACTCTTatcttatttttcagagaaaaagttATGGCAGTGCCTCGGATATCATTTTAGGCCATTTGATTCCTCGATGCTAACATCAGTTctttgaaatatacaaaatactcttctcttgaaattctttttactTATAGTTTTACACTCTTTAAGGAAATCatagaaaataatacaatcaTATAAGTCTTGTCTTTATAAAATTATGCTTCATTTCAAATATCCTATCATTGTATAATCtagaaaataacaatgaaaataaagctAATAAAGATGGATCAACTAGATCATTGTATTTGTAATGTATTAAAGATAGCtctggaaaatgagaataaagatacgtTGTTGTTGGATTTACGAGTGTGGTGATTGTGACTAATGAACTAAAGTATGTACCTTTGACATACCATCTTATTATTACCCCAGGGCCCATTCAGCTAGACTCCTGATGCACTTCTCCTTAGAATCAAAATTATCTGGTGGCAGATATCACGAAGTGCATGCTCCCAGTGAGACACAGCTAATAGAGAGATGGCTATTCTCACCGAAAAAATAGATCCCTAATATGTACGCTGGTTTGAGGAAGCATCATTCTGTACAGAATAGGGCACAGATTTCAGATTCCATCAGATCTCATTTTCATGTGGTTTTGAGCCTTCAGCAAGTCTCAGTATTCCCAGGTGCAAAATAGAGATAACAATACCTATCTTTTAGTACTTGTGAAGATactacatacacatatatacatacatgtaagaTACCTGGCCATACAAAGTActcagaaaatgtaaatttttctcctttaacttGTGACTATGGAAGTACTAATTTCTCAGCTTTGGAGCTTCAACTGAAATTCTGAGAAAACTGGCATTTAATATGCTTTACATACTTGTATGTAGGTGTGTGCTGACATGTGTGGGGGGTATGCACACAGAAAGAAAGTCGAATGTATAAATGAGTGAATACATGAATGTTAAGCATTAGGTGGTTTAAAACAAATTTGGTTAATATTCTAGGCTTTAAAGTTGATCAAAATTCCTAGAATTATACCTTCTCCAGAATTTAGTGACATTATGACTCTGAAAACTGCTACTTTCCCTATGGAAGAGCAACCCAATAATCACCTAtgctattttcatcttattttttctccttttcccctaaATTGGTGAGTTGGATATAACTCTGGGTGGCTAACTGATCTTTTAATATTGGACATGACATTCAAGATTCACACATCAAGATGTCTGCTAAAGCAAGTATTCAGCACTTAGGGACATTGTGTCCCAAAATTCCGAGAGTTCACAAGGTCACTGAAAAAAATTGCATGAAGTGATTCATGCTGAGGGTTTAAAAAACATTCTGGAACATAGCACACATTCAATCTCTttaaggaggaggagaaagaagacagagactaAAGAGAAGAGATGAGCACAACATAGCTATTCTGTTCAAGGGTGCAGTGAAGAGAAGCAGGACTCAGGGAAAACTGAAAAACTCTAAGCATCAAACTAAAATCAAGTTAAGAGTTCTGCAATATCATGGGTTACAATAATAAGCACTGAAAATATGAGGTGGCATCCAGGTCATTAAGGccccaaatagaacaaaaagcaaGAGGAATTTGCCCCTTTTTTCTGCCTCACTCCTTGAGCTGGgacatctcatttcatcttctctGCTTATTGAGCTGGGACTTCTAGCACAGGTTCTCCTGGTTCTCGGGCCTTCAGACTGAAGCTGAATTACACCATCagcaatcctgggtctccagcttgcataTGGCAGATTgtaggacttctcagcctccatatcATGAGTCAACTCCTCATAATGAATCTCAACAAAGATATACAGATACAAACACAGATATATAGTtcacccttgaacaacatgagggtTGGGGTGCCAACCCCCCACACAGTAGAAAATCCACATATGACTTTGACTTCCCCAaatcttaactactaatagcctactgctgaccagaagccttactgataacataagtaaggcatattttgtatgttattgtATTGTagttattgtattcttacaataaacaacagaaaagaaaatgttattttaaaaatcataaggaagagaaaatacagttaCAGTACTACTATAAAACAACCCACAtttaagtggacccacacagttcaaacccatgttgacTGAGGATCTGCTGTAGATATAGAAAACAGGTATGTTATACTGGTTCAATTTCTCTGGAAAACTCTTACTAAAACACTTTGgattcttttgaatatttaataatttttcattgtatGTTGACTTTGTAAATGATAAATAGAAGAGACTGCATTTTGTTGCATTCTTCCAAAGAATGTTGCATTTTGTGCTAACATAATATGGTGGAGGATCCACACTGGTCTTgtggaagctttttttttaacttattcatatattcatttcacTTTTAACTTCAGTGTAACTAAGTCCTATCAACATGGCCTTTATACCTATGGGTTGCCCTTCTGGTACTTGAATAGAAAAGTTATCATATTTATCAAGCTCCTCTAAGTTGATGGAACTCTAATTCCTAACTCAGTCTCCACGGCATTAGGAAGTTGCTGAAATCTCTACTCTGCTCTTAACTTTCCAGCTATTGTTTTTCCCTGGAATCCTTGATGTCGTGCTTTGCGTAGGCATATTTTAGTAGTCAGCCAAGAATTTGGGAAGactttaaatatctattttgaGGTTTCCACCTCAGACAGTCCCTCTATTATGGGACCTCCCCACTCTGACATCCTCAAACTCTGTCCTCTGATATCTCAGGGACTATCACTTCCTCACTGAGgaagcccccacccccataccCTGCAGATGAAGAATGTCTATAAGGGAAAAGTAATATAAATGTAGATTTCACCTTTCTTGCTAGAGTTTAATTTccttaagtttctgcctttggtcACTCACCATTGCTTTCCAACCGGTGTTTTTCATATTATGTCCAGAGTTTATATAATTGTGTTAGCAGGAGGTTTATGTCAATATAAACTTTTCTGTCACAGAACGTGAAAGTCTGTATTCTGAATATTTTCCTTATAAGTATCTTTTGAATAATTTATCTTCACTGTGTCTACCTTTCTGAAGGCCATGCTCATCTTTTATGAGGATTAATATATTACCACCTCCATATATGTTCACCCTAAAACAGAGTGATCATTCAAAAATGGAACTTTGACCATGCTGGCCCCTTGCTTAAAACCATGCAATACCCTCTCATTGGGTTCTGCTTTAACACCAAactcttttaattgttttaaaagattcataTTATTTGGTTCTGCTAATACATCAGTCATAAACCCTTTGATCATTACATTCCAACCAAAGTAACtcctttacatataaaatattctgCAAACCCTTGATATCTGAAATTTTACACTCTGAACCTCTGCCTGGAACATTATTACTCctcattcctttcattttcataTGATATCATTTCTTAGGTCTTTACTTTTTCTGGTATATTCTTTCATAAATCACTTGTATTAACCTGAATGCCTGTTTTATAGTTCTATAATGCCCATATTCCCTTAGTCATTTCTGTTTACTTGTATTTTCTAATAAGCTATCAGTTCTAGTAAGGCATTAATAGTGCCTTTGTTACTGAGTACTATAGAGCGATTTCCATAGTGCCTTATagttacaggaaaagaaatgccTAATAAAATAGTAAGTTAATGACTATAACTCAGTTTGAACACAACCTGGTTCTCTCCAACAATAATTTCATAACTTAAATAGTAAGAGCCAACAGCTGAGAAGTCCCGTTTACTAATTCtccaaaaaaataagacatgaaaaTGTCACCAACATACTTTGTATATCAATCATATCAATTTCTATTAAGAATCCTGTATATTTGATAGGTCTTAAAACAGTTTTTAGCATGTGCCTTCAAAAGTGTccaatcataaaaaaatatttttgtggctGATCCAAAACTTCCCTTGCTCAAATcaaaatgtattatctttttgaaaatacagttactatttcaagtatataaaattaaaagactatCTTTGTTATATATTGTAGCCTTATGTCCAAAGGAGTTGGAATGTAACCTCTTCTGatataaaaacagtttttaaaataacagattaTATAACTATTTAAAATCTCTACAGCTGCCTTGGAATTCACTAAGTGAATTTTCCCCTAATTCATTTCATGTTACTTATGTTATGGTTAGGAACTAATCCTTCATTCCAGTTATGCAGTTTACTAGATTTGTGATCTTAAGTATctaactttttgttgttttctttctctttttttaagagctAAACTTCCAAGCTGCACTTtcccaatctgtaaaatggggataattacaTAGTTTATCCCATAGAGCTATTGTAGATATAGCATATTTCATGTAAAGCATTTGTTAGCTTCTAGCACATAAGCATTTTTGACAATGTTACCTTAAGTAATGtaaactaataaaacattttctagcTTATACTAGAATCAAAATGATCCTTTAGGATCCTAGTATAATTAGAATCTCTATTAAATATAAAAGGCTTCTCATAGTTTAATAAttcaaggataaaaataaaagggggaaaattCTTGAAATTCTGGACCATACATGATGATCAGATATGTACCTCAAAGAAACTAGCAGTTCAAATTCAAAACTTTTGATTTCAATACATTgctatagaaaatataatttttatttaaacttttaagcTAGGAGGTAAATAGGAAAAATGTTGTTACTGTTCttttaatgctgaataaatgGGTGGTTATAAAAGGTTAAATGATGTGTGAAGTAAGTGGAGAGGCATGATTCAGATCCTGGCTCCAGACTCTAACTGGACACTTTCTTAATCTCTGCATGAAAAGCATGTGTcagggaaaaatgtctattcagaagTAACCACAGGCAGTATCTACAGAGCTCTGTACAGAGCAGGGTAATAACACCGTGTTTAGGTTCTATGCATTTTAGAAAAAGTGTAATACTGCATAGGagatcattaatttttaaattttgtatttaaccAATATTAGtttgattttgagaaaataagctACATATTTtgtagagggaaagggaagttTTTGGAACGggctacatatatatatatatatatatatgtatgatgtatatacatatatatatatgtatatatgtatcatatatatatatatgatggaatatggCTATTTCCATCATTTGAGTCATGTGAATAATATCGAATTATTAATAGaattttgtataaaatttaaattatgctGATAAAACCATGTCTCAAGAGTTTAGGGACAGTTAATAAATGGAGATTTTTAGCTATTGGGCTTTGGGTTTCAAGCTATAGTATGACTGATAAAGAGCACAAGAAATATCCAAAGCAACTTCTGATGAGACTAATTTGTTCACTCAATAAGTATTTCTTAAGCACATAATTAGTGCCATGGTAAACTAGGCCCATTCCAGGGAAAGTGTGGTGGTCATGGCGCTGTCTGGCCATGACTCTGGCACTTGCTGGTGCTGACTCCAGGCATGAGAACTCTATGATCACCTTCCTTTTTAACTACCGGAAGTTAAATGTGCCATGGACATTGAGGAATTGACAACCACTCAGATTCTACAACATTGACatctaacttttttcttttgcaggaACCCACAATCACTAAGGACACTTCTAGTTTGAATATATAACATTTACAGGGGCTTTGGAGATAATTCATATTGATTTGCAACCTTTCTCTTAGAAGGAAGATGTTacagactttttttaaattaaaaattcctcCTGAACACTGAATATGTATGCAACTTTATTAAAGGTTAATTTCTCACAGTTTTCaatgaccaggaaaaaaaaaaagactagaaagtcCTGAAGAATGTGCATGTATTGAATTTCTACAAACTTTGTCAGCCACAAGATGCGGAACAAGGTATTTCTGCTCTCTTACTGAGTTAATCCACTGATAAGGCTTCCCATAGTGTGGCTTAAAGTGTACATTCCCTTACCACGAATTCTAATCCTTTAATGAGAATAAGCCtatgggtcctttttttttttttttttaatatataacatcAACTGTTAAACCTGTTCCGGTAGGTATTCTCATCTCCACTTACCAC
This portion of the Canis aureus isolate CA01 chromosome 14, VMU_Caureus_v.1.0, whole genome shotgun sequence genome encodes:
- the ODAM gene encoding odontogenic ameloblast-associated protein; the encoded protein is MKTIILLGLLGATMSAPLIPQRLMSASNSNELLLNLNNAQLQPLPFQGPFNSWIPPFSGILQQQQQAQIPGLSQFSLSALDRFAGLFPNQTPFPGRVSFAQGTQVGQQDPSQPQTPPQTQQSPNHVMPYVFSFKMPQEQAQMLQYYPVYMLLPWEQSQQTAPQSPPQTGQQQFEEQVMPGGQQQLALDPVLGTAPETVVMVRSRVIPYLRKEVINFKHANGGIFVPSTSQTPSTTNYFAPAIDPTITPELMEKKRKSYGSASDIILGHLIPRC